A portion of the Thermotoga sp. SG1 genome contains these proteins:
- a CDS encoding ferredoxin has protein sequence MKVKVDADACIGCGVCENLCPDVFQLGDDGKAKVLQPETDLPCAKDAADSCPTGAISVEE, from the coding sequence ATGAAGGTAAAGGTCGACGCAGATGCCTGCATCGGTTGTGGAGTTTGTGAAAACCTCTGTCCAGATGTCTTCCAGCTCGGTGACGATGGAAAGGCCAAGGTCCTCCAACCTGAAACTGACCTTCCCTGTGCGAAAGACGCTGCTGATAGCTGTCCCACCGGTGCTATCAGCGTTGAAGAGTGA
- a CDS encoding DUF4895 domain-containing protein, with protein sequence MKEEMESILEEISFVNPLKEYEEKLDNVHLHVFLLRVKRHRFPSLFLMMDVSGRKLLNLSVEDPFDREPCIYRVSADVPDTLLSFYRKLFKEVDSVSSGIFRMPLRVKVLRSVGDETWLQKIFLQERVRSEEFFLFQERVSEKDLKKLLNLLNSELKLILRNEGIDVFLDLPDWVEKDHVSLLHEIGVLLRKKENIQPAQNPEGRTFLSLRISYDRFFEDGFDLVSFVEDFLKRLKKIYEVTISMI encoded by the coding sequence GTGAAGGAAGAAATGGAGTCTATTCTGGAAGAGATCTCTTTTGTAAACCCTTTGAAGGAATACGAGGAAAAACTCGACAACGTTCATCTCCACGTGTTCTTGCTGAGGGTGAAAAGACACCGATTTCCAAGTCTTTTTCTCATGATGGACGTATCCGGCAGGAAACTTTTGAACCTCTCCGTTGAAGATCCGTTCGACAGAGAACCGTGTATATACCGGGTGTCTGCGGACGTTCCCGACACCCTACTTTCGTTCTACAGGAAGCTCTTCAAAGAAGTGGATTCGGTTTCTTCAGGAATCTTCCGTATGCCGTTGAGAGTGAAAGTTTTGCGGTCAGTTGGCGATGAAACGTGGCTTCAGAAGATATTCCTTCAAGAGAGGGTAAGAAGTGAAGAATTTTTCCTGTTTCAGGAGAGAGTATCGGAGAAAGATCTGAAAAAGCTTCTCAATCTTTTGAACTCAGAACTCAAGTTGATCCTGAGAAACGAAGGAATAGATGTGTTCCTTGATTTGCCGGACTGGGTCGAAAAGGACCACGTTTCACTGCTTCACGAAATAGGGGTCCTTCTCAGGAAAAAGGAGAACATTCAGCCGGCTCAAAATCCTGAGGGAAGAACGTTCCTCAGTTTGAGGATCAGTTACGACAGGTTTTTCGAGGATGGTTTCGATCTTGTGTCCTTTGTGGAGGACTTCTTGAAGAGATTGAAGAAAATATACGAAGTGACCATTTCGATGATATAA